GTGCCCACCAGTAACGCCGCGTCGCAAAGGCTTTCTGCGGTTGCTCAGGTTGATAATAGGCAATCGCCATAATAAAGCCGGAAAGCACGTAAAAGTAACTGACCGCAATTGGTCCAGCCGCTAACACCGGGTTCACCCACGGCAAATTCGCAGGAAACACCGTCATGCCATAATGAAAAAACACCACCGTTAGTGCGGCGACATAACGGGTGAAGGTCAGTTGTTCGATTCTCACGGGTGTGCAGGGGCGCTAGTAAGCATTTTTGTCATGCAAGGTTTTGAATGCAGTGACGAAAATGATTCTGAGATCCAGTGTCAGGCTCCAGCTACGGATGTATTCCATATCGAGTTCTACCCGTTTTTCCATTTTGAACAGGGTGTCAGTTTCGCCGCGCCAGCCGTTTACTTGTGCCCAGCCGGTAATGCCGGGTTTCATCAAATGACGACGCATATAGCCGGGAATGAGTTGGCGGTATTCTTCATTATGCGCAACGGCGTGCGGGCGTGGGCCAACAATTGACATATGACCTTGCAGTACATTGAAGAATTGCGGCAGTTCATCCAGTGATGTTTTACGCAGGAATGCGCCAACACGGGTAATCCGGCAATCGTTACGGGTGGCTTGCTTAATATGTTTACCATTTTCACAAACCGTCATGGTGCGAAACTTGAGTACTTGGAACGTTTCCCCGCGTAAGCCATGCCGGGTTTGCTTGAATAAAATCGGGCCGCGTGAAGTCAGTTTGATCGCCAGTGCGATTCCGAGCATCAAAGGGGATACCAATAACAGAATCAACATGCCTAACAATAAATCTTCAATGCGTTTAATGAAGGCGTGATGCACCGACATCGGTGCGTCGTAAATGCGTAGGATGGGGGTTTCAGCAATTTCCATGTAACGACTGTGTAGCAAGGTGTTGGTGAAGTCGTCGGGAATTAAACGGATTGGCGTGATGGTAT
The window above is part of the Thiothrix winogradskyi genome. Proteins encoded here:
- a CDS encoding undecaprenyl-phosphate glucose phosphotransferase, which translates into the protein MENLKVNNRISAELVYRSTDTLIILGILLLASLHSSTYNIQGYLIIGLGASLLFGLIGRFTDIYTSWSGRPFFRDEVIRLIVTWLVTFLFLIFIIFAAKTSEEFSRFVLIGWLFITPVLLISSRYALRILQASLKRIGLNNHSIAIAGITKQGLHFAQMIDSQPHSGFQIAGFYHLEDDGTELELPRHYARLGDASAMKEAARTGEWDQIYLAPSSEQSLLSKRLINELADTITPIRLIPDDFTNTLLHSRYMEIAETPILRIYDAPMSVHHAFIKRIEDLLLGMLILLLVSPLMLGIALAIKLTSRGPILFKQTRHGLRGETFQVLKFRTMTVCENGKHIKQATRNDCRITRVGAFLRKTSLDELPQFFNVLQGHMSIVGPRPHAVAHNEEYRQLIPGYMRRHLMKPGITGWAQVNGWRGETDTLFKMEKRVELDMEYIRSWSLTLDLRIIFVTAFKTLHDKNAY